The DNA region GCCGCATCCGCGACGCCAACATCGCGGAAGAGTCGGCCAACCTCACCCGCTTCTCCATCCTGAACCAGTCCGGCATCGCCGCCCTGGCCCAGGCCAACGGCCAGACCTCCGCGGTCCTCTCGCTGCTCCGCGGCTAGCCCCCCGTCAGGCACGCCTGACGACACCCCGACAGGCCGTCCGGACGCAAGTCCGGACGGCCTGTCCGTCTTGTGGCCGTGCCGTCACCCCGCACAACATCTCGCGGATCTCGGCACTAAAGCCGCGCCAGCGAGGGCCGATTACCACCCCGACAACGGCACCGCGGACGGTGCCACCGGGTTCGCAGGGACGCGAACCCGACTCGGTCAAGGAGGATCGTCATGGCAAGTTTCTCGGTCATCACCAACGTCGCCGCCAACAACGCCCAGGCCAACCTGTACTCGACCAACATCGGTCTGCGTACGGCCCTCACGCGCGTCAGCAGCGGCTTCCGCATCAACAACTCCGGTGACGATGCGGCCGGCCTCGCGGTCGCCAACGGCTACCGTTCCACCGTCGCGGTGCTCAACCAGGGCGTCCGCAACGCCAACGATGGCCTGTCGGACCTGCAGATCAAGGACGGCGCGCTCGACAACGTCTCCAAGCTGCTCGACCGCCTCTCGACGCTCGCCACGCAGGCGGCCTCGGGCCAGACCACCAGCACCTCGCGCACCACGCTCGATGCCGAGTTCGACGACGTGCTCAACGAGATCAACCGTGAGACCAACGTGGCCGGCCTGGCCACGGCGCAGGGCTTCTCGGTGTTCGTGAGCAACAACAGCACCAACGGCAAGGTCGGCGGCAGCATCAACGCCGTCACCACCACCTCGCTCGGCATCGCCTCGGGCGATCTGACGACGCAGGCAGCCGCGCAGACCGCGGTGGCCTCCATCGCGTCGGCCGTGACCTCGCTGGGCACCGTGCAGGGCCAGGTCGGTCAGCTGCAGAACCGCCTCAGCTACGCCATCAGCCTGGCGCAGAACCAGATCGTCAACAACAAGGCCGCCGAGAGCCGCATCCGCGACGCCAACATCGCGGAAGAGTCGGCCAACCTCACCCGGTTCTCCATCCTGAACCAGTCCGGCATCGCCGCCCTGGCCCAGGCCAACGGCCAGACCTCCGCGGTCCTCTCGCTGCTCCGCGGCTAAGGACTCGCACCCTAGCGCCGGTCGGGCACCTCCGGGCCCGGCCGGCGCCTTTTCCCTGCCCCCACGCCCAGCCCCCAGCCCCGCAGCACTCGCCGCCCCTACAGCTTCCCGCTAGACTGCCGATTGAGGGAGTAGACGCCCGGGATCGGACGTCGGAGGCGTGTGTCCATGAGCAGTCCCATTACGCTGAGCGGCTTCAACAACATCGACTTCAACAGCATCGTCGAGGCCCTGTACCAGCAGGAGCGCCAGCCCGTGCTGCAGTTGCAGACGCAGCAGGCGCAGCTCGAGAAACAGAAGACAGCCTTCGGCACCCTCGCGACACGCCTGAGCGCGCTCGAGTCGGCAGCCAGCGACCTGGCGTCCTCGAGGGCCTTCAGCGGGACCACGGCGTCGGTCAGCAAGGAGTCGGCAGTCAGGGCGTCGAGCGCCAGCGGCGCCGCCACGGGGAGCTACTCGCTCACCGTCAGCGCCCTCGCCCAGGCGCAGGTCACCGCCACCAACGGCACCACGCCGGACGCCGACACGACGGTGGTCGCCAGCGGCGGCTCGCTGGTCATCGGCGGCAAGACCGTCACCGTGACCGGGGACGTGACGATGAACGGCCTGGCCGCCGCGATCAACGAGACGGCCGACATCGGGGTCACGGCCTCGGTCGTGCGATCGACCGGCGGCGCGTACCAGCTGGTGCTGACCGGCAAGGAGACGGGCGCCGACAAGGCGTTCACCGTCACCAACAACCTCACCGGTGGCGGCGGCGTGAGCTTCCCCGGCACCAACGCGCAGGCCGCGCAGGATGCGGTCCTGTCGATCAACAACGTGACGGTCACCAGCAGTTCCAACACCGTCGAGAACGCCATCCCTGGCGTCACCCTGACGCTGCAGGAGCAGATCGCGGCGCCCGTGGTGATCACCATCACGGCAGACACGTCGTCGGTCGAGGAACTGGTGAAGAAGTTCACCAGCGCCTACAACGAGCTGCAGACCTTCCTCGAGCAGCAGACCAAGGCCTTCGCCAACAAGGAGCGCGACAACATCGGCGGCGACCCGCTGGTGCGGCAGCTGCGCAACAGCCTGAGTCGCGTCGCCTCGGGGGAGATTCCCACCGGCGACACGTACACCTCGCTCGCGCAGGTCGGCCTCTCGTTCAACCGCACGGGCCAGCTCGAGTTCCGCAACGCCGACCTGCAGGCGGCCATCAAGGCCGACCGGACGGCGGTGATGAGCCTGTTCCAGGGCGGCTCGGGCTTCGATGGCGCCTTCGACAAGATGAAGACCGCCGTCAGCAACTACACCAGCAGCGGCGGCCTCATCCCGACGGCGCGCACGCGCCTCGACGACCAGCTGACCAAGCTCGGTGAGCGCATCAGCGAGATGGAGCGGCGGCTGGCGATCCGCAAGGAAGCATTGCAGAAGGAGTACGTTGCGGCCGATTTGGCGATCGCGCAGCTGAACTCCTCCAAGAGCCAGCTGGGATCGTTCTCCTCATCGCTCAGCAGCCTCTGAGGCACACGGAAACACCATCGCCCATGTCGACTCTTCTGGCGTACGCCGCTCCCCACAGCCCGAATCCAGCCATGTACAACAAGGGTGCCCAGGCCTACCTGCAGACCCAGGTGCAGTCACGCACGCCGGTCGAGCTCGTCGTGATGCTGTACGACGGGGCCATCAAGTTCCTCGGCCAGGCCCGCGAGGCGATGGCACGCCGCGACCTGATCGCCAAGCGGCACGCGCTGTCGCGCGGGCTGGCCATCGTGCAGGAACTGCAGAACATGCTGAACATGGAGGCGGGAGGCGAGGTTGCCGAGCGCCTCGACGGCCTCTACACTTACATCCTCGGCCGGTGCTACGAGGCCAACACGCAGCTGGATCCGGCGGGTCTGGACGAAGCCATCAAGCTGCTGACGCCGCTGCGCGATGCCTGGGCCGCCGTGGCCCAGAATCCGGCGCAAGCCGGCTGAGCGGCCCGCACCGCCGGGAGACCGGTTCCCATGACTGCTGATCTCGCCACGGTGCTCGCCGACTACCGGACCGGCCTCGACGCCGAGCTGGCCCTGCTGGCGCAACTGCACGACGTGGCGAGGCGGCAGCACGCCCTCCCCGCCTCCCCCACCCCGGAAGCCCTCACCGCCCTCGCCCTCGAACGCGAACACCTGCTCGCCACCCTCGCCGGGCTGGAACAGCAGGTCCTGCCGCTCCGCACCCAACTGGCCGCCCAGGTGCACGCCGTGCGGCAGATGCCCGGGTACGCCGGCGTGGCCGAGCGTCACCAGCGCGCGACCGCCCTGGTCAACGACATCACGCAACTCGACGACGAGAGCCTGCAGGTGCTCCAGCGCGCCGACGCGGACCGTCGCGCAGCCACGCAGAGCCTCGAAGCGGGCGAAGCCACGCTGGCGGCCTACCGCCGCATCCTGCAGCAGCCACAGGCGCCGGCAGGCCTGTTCACGCAGCGGGGCTGAACCTCGAGCAGGCTCGAGGCGCTGGGCAGGGCTCAGGGATCAGGGAGCTTCACCTGGAGATGGCGCGGCGCGCCGCAGGTTCGAGCTTCTCAACCGCGGGTCACGCGCTGGCCGCGGCGGCGGGCGTGAGGACGCGTCGGCCGAGCGGACGCTCGGCGTGCAGGAAGTAGCCGGTGGGGACGAACCCACGCACGTCGTACAGGGCGCGCGCATGGGCGTTGTCTTCGCTCACCAGGAGCGTCGCCACGGCCCGGTCGTGCGAGACGCCCCACGACAGCATGCCGTCGAGCAGGCGGCTGGCCAGGTGCTGCCGACGCGCGAGCGGATCGACGACGATCTGCGCGAGGTGGAGCGTGCGCGCCGACAACGCGGTCACGATGGCCGCGCCGTTCAACTGCCCGGCGAGCGCGCCGGGCAGGACCAGGCTGGCGTCGGGCACGAAGCGGCCGAGCGCGGCACCGCGCGTCAGCTGCCCCAGGTACTGCGCCCACTCCTCGAGGCGCCCGTGCGGCGCGAAGCAGCGCGCTCCGGGCACGCCGGCATACGCCCGGGAGAACAGGCGGACGAGATCGGGGCCATCCTCCTCGGCCAGCGGGCGCAACGCCGGATCGATCGGCCCCTGGCAGCTGCGGTCCAGCGTCCGACGCAGATACCAGTAGCGGGTCACCGCGAACCGTCGGCGCTGCAGGGCGCTCTCGCAGGCCGGGCTGTCGGGGAACACGAACAGCAGGATGTCGTGCGCCAGCGACGCCTCGGGCGCCTTGAAGATCGCGTCGAGCAGCAACCGCACGCCGTCGGCCGTCCTGGCCTGCAACGCGCCGACCTGCAGCACGCCGTGCTGCACGAGGAAGTATGTCCAGCCGACGATGCTCTGCCCCGGTCCGCGCACCACCAGGCCCGGCAGGGTGCCGTCGGCGCGAGCGTGCTCGAGAATCTGGAGCGACGGCTCGAGATCCCACTGCAGGCCCGTCGACCAGCGGGCCTTCTCCGCCTCGTAGACCGGGCGCATGGCCTCGGCCGGCAGGTTCCGCCAGTCGTCGAGCCTCATGACGCGCCGCCGGCGGCCTTGGTGAGCTGCGAGAGCGCGGCCGGCAGCCCGGTGGGCGTGGCGGCCCGACGGTTCTCCTCGCGGATCTGGTCGTAGACCTCCTGCCGGTGCACCGGCACGTCGGCCGGCGCCGTCACTCCGAGGCGCACGGCGTCCTTGCTGACCCGGAGCACCCGGATCTCGATGCCATCGGCCACGATGATCGCTTCGTTGCGGCGGCGCGTGAAGACGAGCACGACGGGGCGTCCTTGCTCAGTAGAGCTGCGTGAGTTCGAACCGCAGCGGATAGAGGCTGTTGGAGGGCATCAGCTGGTAGCCCAGCATCCGCGCGGGATTGACGACGATCGGCGCGCGCAGGTTGACGACGGTCTGCTCGGCCTGGACGGTGACGACAGCGAGCCACACGAGGGCGTCCTCGTCGGGATCACCGAGCCGCGCGCGGTCGAC from Luteitalea sp. TBR-22 includes:
- a CDS encoding flagellin; its protein translation is MASFSVITNVAANNAQANLYSTNIGLRTALTRVSSGFRINNSGDDAAGLAVANGYRSTVAVLNQGVRNANDGLSDLQIKDGALDNVSKLLDRLSTLATQAASGQTTSTSRTTLDAEFDDVLNEINRETNVAGLATAQGFSVFVSNNSTNGKVGGSINAVTTTSLGIASGDLTTQAAAQTAVASIASAVTSLGTVQGQVGQLQNRLSYAISLAQNQIVNNKAAESRIRDANIAEESANLTRFSILNQSGIAALAQANGQTSAVLSLLRG
- the fliD gene encoding flagellar filament capping protein FliD, which produces MSSPITLSGFNNIDFNSIVEALYQQERQPVLQLQTQQAQLEKQKTAFGTLATRLSALESAASDLASSRAFSGTTASVSKESAVRASSASGAATGSYSLTVSALAQAQVTATNGTTPDADTTVVASGGSLVIGGKTVTVTGDVTMNGLAAAINETADIGVTASVVRSTGGAYQLVLTGKETGADKAFTVTNNLTGGGGVSFPGTNAQAAQDAVLSINNVTVTSSSNTVENAIPGVTLTLQEQIAAPVVITITADTSSVEELVKKFTSAYNELQTFLEQQTKAFANKERDNIGGDPLVRQLRNSLSRVASGEIPTGDTYTSLAQVGLSFNRTGQLEFRNADLQAAIKADRTAVMSLFQGGSGFDGAFDKMKTAVSNYTSSGGLIPTARTRLDDQLTKLGERISEMERRLAIRKEALQKEYVAADLAIAQLNSSKSQLGSFSSSLSSL
- the fliS gene encoding flagellar export chaperone FliS, encoding MSTLLAYAAPHSPNPAMYNKGAQAYLQTQVQSRTPVELVVMLYDGAIKFLGQAREAMARRDLIAKRHALSRGLAIVQELQNMLNMEAGGEVAERLDGLYTYILGRCYEANTQLDPAGLDEAIKLLTPLRDAWAAVAQNPAQAG
- a CDS encoding GNAT family N-acetyltransferase — protein: MRLDDWRNLPAEAMRPVYEAEKARWSTGLQWDLEPSLQILEHARADGTLPGLVVRGPGQSIVGWTYFLVQHGVLQVGALQARTADGVRLLLDAIFKAPEASLAHDILLFVFPDSPACESALQRRRFAVTRYWYLRRTLDRSCQGPIDPALRPLAEEDGPDLVRLFSRAYAGVPGARCFAPHGRLEEWAQYLGQLTRGAALGRFVPDASLVLPGALAGQLNGAAIVTALSARTLHLAQIVVDPLARRQHLASRLLDGMLSWGVSHDRAVATLLVSEDNAHARALYDVRGFVPTGYFLHAERPLGRRVLTPAAAASA
- the csrA gene encoding carbon storage regulator CsrA → MLVFTRRRNEAIIVADGIEIRVLRVSKDAVRLGVTAPADVPVHRQEVYDQIREENRRAATPTGLPAALSQLTKAAGGAS